One Glycine max cultivar Williams 82 chromosome 1, Glycine_max_v4.0, whole genome shotgun sequence genomic window, tttaataaattaatatttatttattcataaaaatttatttagattATGAGTACTATTAGAGGAAAAGCTGTTGTGAATCCTTCACAAAATATTGACAAAGAAAAAGCTACTTGGGATCCAAAAGCAAATGAAGCTTTTATTGAAGCATGTTTGGAGCAAATTACTAAAGGGGAACACCTTGGTTCTAGCTTTACTAAGGTAAGGTGGAAAGGTATTCAATCCAAGTTTACACAATTAACTAGAAGGACTTATAACAAgacacaattaaaaaataagtatgatAACTTAAGAAAAGATTGGCGTGTATGGTACAAATTATTTGGAAAAGACACTGGTTTAGGATGGGACAATATCAGGAACACTGTTAATGCACCAAATGAATGGTGGGAGACCAAACAACTGGTATGTCATATTTAAGTGTACTTAATATATGGTAAATGCTTATATTTAGTGTGACTATTATATATGATGAGTTGTAAACATGCAGGAAAATCCTTTGTATGGAAAATTTAGGTACAAGGGACATCCATTTGCTCATCAACTAACTATACTTTTTAAGAATGTAGTGGCTACCAGAGATTTTATGTGGGCACCATCATCAAGGATATTGCCAAGTACATTTGGTGGTGATGTTAATGATGTGTATCGCCCGTGCCTTGATGGTATTAACATAAATATGGAAGAAGGATCAGGAGACAGTGATGATGTTAGTGTAGGAGCAACAAATGAATTTGGAGACATTAATATAAATGCTTCACAAGGAACTGGTAGTCAAGCAATTGGTAGCCAAAAGAGTGGAGAGAAGCACAAGCGAATTGATCGTACTGAGAAGATtggtaaaaagaaattaaatgccTCATTGAAGATAGCTGAGGTAGTTAGTGACATTGCAAAAACATGTAGGTCATGTATAGAAGATGTATCTAGTGCATCTATTAATGAAGTGGTGAAAGAACTTAAGACCTTACCTGAAGTTGCAAATGACACTGAGTTACATACCAAATGTTGTAACTTGATGTTATTTAAGCCAGCAAGGGAGATGTTCATTGCTTTGCAAGGTGAAGATGAGAAAAGGTTACATTGGCTTAAAGATGTAGTTAAAAATCCCTTATTCATGAATATGTCAATTTAGTTTATGTCATAGGAGTTGGACTGCTAGTGTATGCTTTTGACTATTATATGTACtattgttatattatttctttgttaTCATTATTAAGTCATGTATTTGGACAAGTGTTAATAGTTAAATGAATAATTGGATTAAACGATTTTagcttgaaagcaatgaagacAATGACATTTTGGAAGAGGCTTCTTATGTGGCTGCATTGGTTGGTGAGTATGCAATAATGCATATATGTAAAGAGCCACATAGAACTAGTGAACATACAGGTCATACATGGGTTTATGAAATATTACAAGGGCATCCAATTCGTTGTTATGAGATGTTTCGCATGGAAAAATctatttttcataaactttGCACTGAATTAGTTGAGCAAGGCTTAAAGGAAACTAAGGGCATGGAGGTTCAAGAAATGGTTgcaattttcttaaatatggTTGGCCATGCCATGGGTTAGGTAATAGAATGCTTCAAGAACGATTTCAACACTCAGGAGAGACTATAAGTAGGCTATTCATGATGTCCTACTTGCTTGCCTTAAATTGTCCTTCAAATATATTAGACCACAAGATCCCATGTTTCGTGATTGTGAGGTCAAAATTGAAAGTGATCAACAATATTggccattttttaaaaataccatAGGAGCAATTGATGGTACACATATTCCATGTATAGTTAGCCCTGCTGAACAAGCAAGGTTTATTGGAAGAAAAGGTATTCCAACACAAAATATAATGGTTGTATGTGATTGGAATATTGCTTCACTTTTGTATTAGCTGGATAGGAAGGTACTGCTCACGATGCTCGTGTTTTTGACCATGCTCTCACAAATGCTAACTTAAATTTTCCACATCCTCCTccaggttttttttatatagatatacatgatttataatttgaataaaaatatcatgtttattcacttttttaatttttttattaggtaaATATTATTTAGTGGATGCTGGCTACCCAACACCAATGGGGTATCTTGGTCCTTACATATGTGAACGTTACCATCTCCCTGATTTTAGACGTAAATCTAGATTTGCAAATGATAATGAGGTCTTCAATTTTTATCACTCAAGTCTAAGGTGCACAATAGAAAGAACTTTTGGTGTGTGGAAGAATAGGTTTGCAATTTTACGTCATATGCCTAAATACAAATTTGAAACACAAGTTCAAATAGTTTGTGCAACAATGACTATACATAGTTTTATCAGAAGGAATGCTACAATGGATTCTGATTTTATACGCTATGAAGAAGAAGACATACTTCTTGATATAGATTATAATAATCACAATGAGACTAGCTTTGACCAATCCCAAGTTCTAAATATAGTTTCTGCACCAGAGATGGATAATGTTCAAGACTATATTTGAGATGAAATTATACGGTGCaagaaaaataactaatattgtatttattattgaatttgattgacttTATATATGTTCCTTATTTGtactttttaatttagataCATTTGTGTACTTatgctaattttaatttttttttacaatgaatacaagtttatatatctatttaattttaatttatttatatgtatatcaaaaaatagtaaattataataacaaataagtATTCAAAGACTTAAGGtctattttagtaattttactttcaaaatcaattatgaCTAAAAGTATCCAAACATTACTctctttaaaaatcaattttctaatatatgttacccaaacaaaaatcacgttacttcaaaatcaattatataaaatcacATTAATCTAAAATCactttgatttaaaatcaattttatcaacgcTCATCCAAACACGCACTTAGTAGACAGTTTTTTGGTGCAACTGTGATTTCCAGGGGttgaaatttcattatgtacCATTTTGGTTTacatatgattttgaaatgggATTTAGATGAATCAATCATTGGtgggaaaattatatttttttttgtgacttTTATGGGTACATTTAGTTTAAtggtaatatatataaaagtatgttATTTACAATTTACTAAGTTCTTAAAATGGGAgtgattatttttaagttatttatttgaatgaatGATAACAAGTAGTAAAATAAGAGTACGTGGTCACGTATAGATGCGTTAACATCTAAACCATAAGAAcccaacatatataatttagagTAAGAAATAACATATGTTTCCACTTTTTAATCAAGATAGCTaataaaaatggtttttatctttaaagttattttttttcttccgaaCAACATGTTGACATAATTAATCTCTTGTCACTCCATATGACAAATTTTCACTTCTTGTTAACCCCAACACAAATAAAAGGTCTCAACATATGAGTATATCTTTACATTCATATGACTAATTTGAATATGTGAAATTGAAACATATATGATCTTTGCATGTAGTGTGATGATAACCCAAgacatttatcttttaatgaatattttatttattcttaatgATATTAAGTGATTTGACAACACATCTTTACCAAAGGCTATTTTTCTATGTTGGCAGGCTATAGTAGACTATTTGTGCCCATATTTGGTCAGCTACTTTGATTCTCTCTCGTGCATTAAGAAAAATAGAGAGTTGTAGTTCTTGTGTCATCTTCTTTTCTGCTACTTTTCACGAAGTTGCAACAAGGAGTTTCTCTTGCTTCTCTCTTTGAGTTCTTCTTTACATAAAACTCGCTCATTTATTCAAGAAGCAAGTATGATATGTTAGCATTATATTTGAACATTACTTTACTTTGTGTCTTTCTTTGTTAGTGATTTCTTTAGTGTTTAGTTTCTGACCTGGTCTCATTTCTCTACCTTATTGTTACTTATTATTTGAACGCCAGATATGATGGCTTTGTCTCTGCTACGACAAATCCAACTCAAAGATATACACCTAGGCTTCCATTCATGGGTAGTGACAACACAAATCATATAGAATGCGGACTATTGTTAACAATGATCAACCAATCCAAGTCCCCATTTTgcatttgattttgtttgacTTTGAGGTATGTATAATATCAATCAAATTTTGGACTGTTTACCTATCACTTAGAATATAACAAATTGGTTTATTTTCCCATTTATCATATTGTGAGGTCTCACAGTGTGTTTGTTTTTCGATTTatagtttaataaaattaaattgaataatatatcaaattgaTTAGATATCAATAGGAACATATTATTGTATATACTTTTCTTTATGACTAATaaatttactattattattaaaaataaacaggGTGCTAAGATTGAAGCTTTAATTCGAGAAGATGTATTCCACCTACTTGATTTGGATATATAAGTAGGTAGGGTGTATATGTTTTAGAATATGTGTGTTTGGAGTAATAATAAACCACATAGAGTTACAAACCACATATATAAGTTGATTGTGCGAGATACATTGTAATTACATATATTGATAcagaaaaaatcacaaaaattggCTTTATACCATTACCATTTAAGGATGTTGTGAACATGAAAGCAATTACAAGTCTTCTTATAGGTTAGTCATTTCAACTTgtgtagttattttttattgttaggaAATCATTACTAACTTTATTTGTTGTTGTCTTTTGAAATTAGATGTTTCTAGATTGCTTACGGGAATGTCATTAGAAAGAACTTATATCAAATATGGGCATCCAATCAATaggattttcatttttctatatCTGATGGAAGATAAATGTACAATCTTTATCAATCTATTATTTTGTGTGTgacgaaaaaaatatattcaaataatgttTATAGAATTTAAATAGTTTGACATCCATAGTAGATGAACCAAATAATAAAgtttatattaaaacaattttttatgtcATAATCACTTTGTCATATAGTAAGGTAAATATTGAGTGAGATTCATTTGTGTTTGTAATTTAAGTGCATTATACTCTACCAATTTCTCTAAACGTTGTTGAGAACTTTTTCTAGTGTATTTTAGCATAAATAATGGTGGGTTGGTTTTGTGAACTTATGAGCTAAATAGacattgttattttataaaatatattacatattcCAATCTTATTAGTTTTGGTTCTTACTTGCTAAGTTATACACAATGTATATCATtatattatacatttaattttgcAGCTTACCCGGAGGTCTTTTGTAGGATCacaaaatttggaagttggaatataaattatatttgagtcCCTAGGTGCAACatctaactttattttattttggatttgtttgtaatttaattacattacattatactaaggtaattttttgtttaattataactCTTTGGTGGTGTTATTTGTGGAGAGTGATGCTAAAAATGCTTCTACTAGAAATCTTTTTGTGAACTTATCATTTTGTGAATAGATCgtgtattatataaaatatattatatattctaatctTATTACattcaattttcatttatttctttttaaagatgagtcatgttttatttttagagtttttataactttaaatgaTAAACTGTATTATGTATAATTAGAGTTGATTTTCAACTCATTTGCttgattcataaatatttagtaacacttaaaatgttatatattgtgttttgcattttaaagattataattttaaatttttttgataatcTTATATTAAGTTTAGTTCTCCtttactaaattttataatgttataaCTAAATgagtttatataattatattatgcaTCTAATTTTGCAGCGGGGTGCATGTAGTGATGTAGTGTTAGATAAAACGTAACATAGGCAAGGCAAATGTGGGCAAAAACACCAAAAGGGGCcccttttagaaattatttaccaaaaagGGGCCCTTTTGAAATTATTTCCGGAGGGGGTCACTTTTTTTATTGCAAAGCGCCCCCCACCCCGGCGCCTCCACTGTGCACGCGACACGTGGCACAGGGAGGTAGCGCCCCTGCACCAGGCGCGACGGGTAGCGCCCTGGCACTGGGCGCGACCGGTGGCGCCCCTGCACCAGGCGCGACCCTAGGCGCCTCGGGACCAGGCGCCACCCCCCCCCAGCCAACGTTAAAGCCCCACCCCACCCCACCCCAACCCCTCTGGTCCCCCCCTCACCCCGTGGTCCCCTCACCCCCACTCCCTCCTTCTCCCCCAAATTCTCTTCTGTTTGAAGCTTGTCCCCCCCTCCCAACACTCCATTTTTGCTTTCATTCTCTCCCAAAGTTGCTggtatgtgatttttttaattatttcaaatttatttattttttataaattgttatattttatttgttgtatgttttttttttgcaggtgGTCATCTTGTGTACAAATTGCTGttagtttaatttgtttattattttagttattttttattaattatataacaaattgtttatttgtgttttaatttttagaatataaatttaattaagattcataataaatattactgtaataatgttattatgcgtatttaaaaaagaaaggcatattattattatatataaaaaatatatatatacgtgttcttatattattttctgaaatttgtgaaattgaggaaaaaaatatatatattttctgaaagttgagaaaaaaaatcctcaatgtgaagaaattattttttattatatatatatgcttattgaaattattgaaattgacaaaatatatatatatattttctgaaaatgaagaaaaaaaattctgaatgtgtaaaaattaatttttattatatatatatatatatatatatatatatatatatatatatatattaaaattgctgaaattgacaaaatatatatatatattttctgaaaatgaagaaaaaaaaaaaaaatttctcaatgtgtagaaattatttttttgaaattgttgaaatggagaaaaaaatatatatatattttctgaaaattaagtaaaaaaattcctCACTCAATgtgaagaaaatttaaattatgtgtttgtttgtaaaattttaattacgtGCTCGTTTCTAAAATTTAAGTTACGCGTACGTacttaactttatttattatttatgatatgtgtgactattaatttttttttctttctatacaGGAGTTTTAAAATGGCTAGTTCGTCATCTTCTCATCATTATGACGTGGCATCTGGACCATTAGAGGATGATTTATTGTGGATGCAAAAAAATCATGTATCCCAACATATTTGGAATGGTGCTAATGATAGGACATTAAAAATTCGACGAGCCACACCACTATACAATCATAGAGAAGCACCGCCCGAAGAAATTATTCCTCTATTACAAATTTCGGGTTTGTACCCGATAATGAAATTGGCGCAGCTCAAAGTGAATGGAGCATTGGTGAATGCTTTTATTGAAAGGTGGAGGCCAGAAACGCATACATTTCATTTGAAGTGTGGAGAGGCAACTATTACACTTCAAGATGTTTCTGTGCTACTTGGTATTCCTGTGGATGGAAGACCATTAATTGGAAATACAAATATTGATGGGTTTGAATTGTTTCATGAATTATTGGGTGTCATGCCTGACTATGCTGCNNNNNNNNNNNNNNNNNNNNNNNNNNNNNNNNNNNNNNNNNNNNNNNNNNNNNNNNNNNNNNNNNNNNNNNNNNNNNNNNNNNNNNNNNNNNNNNNNNNNNNNNNNNNNNNNNNNNNNNNNNNNNNNNNNNNNNNNNNNNNNNNNNNNNNNNNNNNNNNNNNNNNNNNNNNNNNNNNNNNNNNNNNNNNNNNNNNNNNNNNNNNNNNNNNNNNNNNNNNNNNNNNNNNNNNNNNNNNNNNNNNNNNNNNNNNNNNNNNNNNNNNNNNNNNNNNNNNNNNNNNNNNNNNNNNNNNNNNNNNNNNNNNNNNNNNNNNNNNNNNNNNNNNNNNNNNNNNNNNNNNNNNNNNNNNNNNNNNNNNNNNNNNNNNNNNNNNNNNNNNNNNNNNNNNNNNNNNNNNNNNNNNNNNNNNNNNNNNNNNNNNNNNNNNNNNNNNNNNNNNNNNNNNNNNNNNNNNNNNNNNNNNNNNNNNNNNNNNNNNNNNNNNNNNNNNNNNNNNNNNNNNNNNNNNNNNNNNNNNNNNNNNNNNNNNNNNNNNNNNNNNNNNNNNNNNNNNNNNNNNNNNNNNNNNNNNNNNNNNNNNNNNNNNNNNNNNNNNNNNNNNNNNNNNNNNNNNNNNNNNNNNNNNNNNNNNNNNNNNNNNNNNNNNNNNNNNNNNNNNNNNNNNNNNNNNNNNNNNNNNNNNNNNNNNNNNNNNNNNNNNNNNNNNNNNNNNNNNNNNNNNNNNNNNNNNNNNNNNNNNNNNNNNNNNNNNNNNNNNNNNNNNNNNNNNNNNNNNNNNNNNNNNNNNNNNNNNNNNNNNNNNNNNNNNNNNNNNNNNNNNNNNNNNNNNNNNNNNNNNNNNNNNNNNNNNNNNNNNNNNNNNNNNNNNNNNNNNNNNNNNNNNNNNNNNNNNNNNNNNNNNNNNNNNNNNNNNNNNNNNNNNNNNNNNNNNNNNNNNNNNNNNNNNNNNNNNNNNNNNNNNNNNNNNNNNNNNNNNNNNNNNNNNNNNNNNNNNNNNNNNNNNNNNNNNNNNNNNNNNNNNNNNNNNNNNNNNNNNNNNNNNNNNNNNNNNNNNNNNNNNNNNNNNNNNNNNNNNNNNNNNNNNNNNNNNNNNNNNNNNNNNNNNNNNNNNNNNNNNNNNNNNNNNNNNNNNNNNNNNNNNNNNNNNNNNNNNNNNNNNNNNNNNNNNNNNNNNNNNNNNNNNNNNNNNNNNNNNNNNNNNNNNNNNNNNNNNNNNNNNNNNNNNNNNNNNNNNNNNNNNNNNNNNNNNNNNNNNNNNNNNNNNNNNNNNNNNNNNNNNNNNNNNNNNNNNNNNNNNNNNNNNNNNNNNNNNNNNNNNNNNNNNNNNNNNNNNNNNNNNNNNNNNNNNNNNNNNNNNNNNNNNNNNNNNNNNNNNNNNNNNNNNNNNNNNNNNNNNNNNNNNNNNNNNNNNNNNNNNNNNNNNNNNNNNNNNNNNNNNNNNNNNNNNNNNNNNNNNNNNNNNNNNNNNNNNNNNNNNNNNNNNNNNNNNNNNNNNNNNNNNNNNNNNNNNNNNNNNNNNNNNNNNNNNNNNNNNNNNNNNNNNNNNNNNNNNNNNNNNNNNNNNNNNNNNNNNNNNNNNNNNNNNNNNNNNNNNNNNNNNNNNNNNNNNNNNNNNNNNNNNNNNNNNNNNNNNNNNNNNNNNNNNNNNNNNNNNNNNNNNNNNNNNNNNNNNNNNNNNNNNNNNNNNNNNNNNNNNNNNNNNNNNNNNNNNNNNNNNNNNNNNNNNNNNNNNNNNNNNNNNNNNNNNNNNNNNNNNNNNNNNNNNNNNNNNNNNNNNNNNNNNNNNNNNNNNNNNNNNNNNNNNNNNNNNNNNNNNNNNNNNNNNNNNNNNNNNNNNNNNNNNNNNNNNNNNNNNNNNNNNNNNNNNNNNNNNNNNNNNNNNNNNNNNNNNNNNNNNNNNNNNNNNNNNNNNNNNNNNNNNNNNNNNNNNNNNNNNNNNNNNNNNNNNNNNNNNNNNNNNNNNNNNNNNNNNNNNNNNNNNNNNNNNNNNNNNNNNNNNNNNNNNNNNNNNNNNNNNNNNNNNNNNNNNNNNNNNNNNNNNNNNNNNNNNNNGTTTTTGCCGGCAATGTGCAATATTCTTGTGCCCAGTCTTTCTCACTGCAACAGCCAACAGCAAGAGCCGCATCGACGCGAACCAGAAACAGAGAGAACGGAAcacaacgaagaagaagaagctaaaCGATGTCGTTTATGCGAGGGGATTTTCTGTCTCGAACGAGGAAGCTCGTGAAGGGTTTGGCCAAGGCGCAACCCGCGTGGCTCAAAGCCATGGAACAGTTAATCTCCTAATTTCGGATTCATTCTCTttaatcttttcctttttcattctgattttgcatttTTCCTTTGCCATTTGAGAACCCCCCATCTGGGTTTTAGTCACTTACGCCCATTTTGCTAAAAAAATGGCACTTTTTTTTCAGTGTCTGGTATCGTGCATTTCACTATTgaaatctctattttttttttgctttatttatttttcttgaatcaAATTTAGGGTTATGGTGCTTCTGATGTTCATTTCTCAAGTATTGGTCTAGACTTCACTTGCTGAGTTTAATGGTTTTAGGAATTTTGGGGATTctctgaatttttattttgaatgttaTTTGAGCATAGTGatgataatttatgtttttttttttggaaaatggtgtcatgttttattttttttactcaaggATTATGGTGCTGGCGATGTTCAATTTTCAAGTCTTGATTTGGACTTCACttgctgagtttcatgattttgggaattttttatattcgctcaatttttattttgaatgtttatttgatCATGGTGATGATccttctatgttttttttttttttttaaagtgtgtAATGTTTTATTTGTTACTGTGTTTATCAGCGGGCCACCTGCAACGTTTCCTCGATCTGCAGGGAAAATTCCGACCATCACTCTTCCTGAGGATGTTTATGTGAAGAAGTTTTATAAGAAATATCCGGAATCCAAATACCATGACGCCATAAAGTGTTGCCCTTTTTCCTTGTCTCTAGTTTTTGTTCCATTTGCAGTGTTTGAGCATCTAGTTCTTGTTTCTGCATTGCTGTATGATGTTTTATCTTGTTATGTGTCTGGTCTCTGTTGTAATATGACGTGGCCACGAGAGAAAATTGGAGGTGAGGTTCTAAGTTTTGATTCATGAATGAGGGAAATCAGAATGTCATGCCTATTTGGTTTAgggaaatgatatttttttactaatcattacaaaaatgtcattttatttttactttgtttcctttttttaaaatctttatatgaatagtaaaaacaatgaaataaaaactcagaaatcattttcttaaaataaacagGCTCTTATCTTTCAAGTTCCATTTGATTCCTAGTATAGTAGTAAGTTAGGAAGAACTTGTTTCCTTGTGCTGTGATTACCCTTCAATTTATCAGTAGCCACACAATAGATTGCAACAGAAATTCCTAAACAGTATAAAATGTGTATCTAATCAGTGTAACAACTGGGAAGAACTGAAATCCTAGTCTATCCAAACAGAATACATCAGAAGGCAATACAAGAGAAGACAAAATCTGATAGTATTGGTATTTTCCTGATTCTGTTACTATACCTAAAACTAACAGAATAACTCAACATTCCCCCAGTCACCTGATCAGCTGTCATGTGTACAGCATGTAGCTCACTACCTCTTTTCTGTAATGTAACACTAACAC contains:
- the LOC102667740 gene encoding L10-interacting MYB domain-containing protein, translated to MSTIRGKAVVNPSQNIDKEKATWDPKANEAFIEACLEQITKGEHLGSSFTKVRWKGIQSKFTQLTRRTYNKTQLKNKYDNLRKDWRVWYKLFGKDTGLGWDNIRNTVNAPNEWWETKQLENPLYGKFRYKGHPFAHQLTILFKNVVATRDFMWAPSSRILPSTFGGDVNDVYRPCLDGININMEEGSGDSDDVSVGATNEFGDININASQGTGSQAIGSQKSGEKHKRIDRTEKIGKKKLNASLKIAEVVSDIAKTCRSCIEDVSSASINEVVKELKTLPEVANDTELHTKCCNLMLFKPAREMFIALQGEDEKRLHWLKDVVKNPLFMNMSI